The proteins below are encoded in one region of Apium graveolens cultivar Ventura chromosome 4, ASM990537v1, whole genome shotgun sequence:
- the LOC141721624 gene encoding G-type lectin S-receptor-like serine/threonine-protein kinase At4g27290 isoform X5 — translation MICCLHYTVSISARDILSANQSIQTGETIVSASGGITIWIANGGTPVTDASGTLTFSSEGTLIILSGTNSTIWSSNSSKSVVNPVAQLLDTGNLVIRTENEADQGGFLWQSFDFPDNTFLPGMKLGKNLGTGLDWSFSSWKSNDDPSLGNFHVKLDISGYPQLFLWNGSAIYLRIGPWNGVTWSGIPDSGPNNAYLEDLVFKDDEIYFENEPTNDSMILRTVIEPDGRVIRYTWTDQTNKWEPTIFLQADYCDDYGRCGAYGSCNINSLCRCLDEFQPQNVEAWLSLNFSEGCVRKRQLNCSIRDDFVLQSKTKLPDTRGSSYNLSMNLEDCKKKCLENCSCTAYANTNITGNGSGCLLWFGDLIDIRDQEQSVHDFYVRVVASGSGSSTSSRARRIVLIVLLPILSVLTVVLGFYLWHVCKYRKKTTEGGLIEHETNHGREDLAVFDFRTVANATTNFSYSNKIGEGGFGPVYKGVLENGQEIAVKRHSTNSTQGAEEFRNEVLCIAKLQHRNLVRLLGWSTTVEGERMLVYEYMPNKSLDYFIFGDIKHRTSLDWPTRYNIINGIAKGILYLHEDSRLRVIHRDLKASNILLDFNMNPKISDFGMARSFGDSETELNTARVVGTYGYMSPEYAIEGAFSVKSDIYSFGVLVIEIVTGIKCRFFNHPSHNLNLMGHVWESYKEDRLLELIDVSILESSDQHEVFRVILIALLCVQQYPEDRPNMSSVLMMLTSKVSLPQPKQPGFFTERKLDETYSSSLSNQTVTIVTPR, via the exons ATGATTTGTTGTCTGCATTATACAG TTAGCATCAGTGCAAGAGACATACTTTCTGCAAATCAGAGCATCCAAACCGGAGAAACCATTGTTTCAGCTAGCG GTGGGATTACCATATGGATTGCCAATGGAGGAACTCCTGTCACTGATGCATCAGGCACGCTAACTTTTAGCAGCGAGGGCACTCTGATAATTCTCAGTGGAACAAACAGCACAATTTGGTCATCAAACTCGTCAAAATCTGTAGTAAATCCTGTGGCACAGTTATTAGACACAGGAAATCTTGTTATCAGGACAGAAAATGAGGCTGATCAAGGAGGTTTTCTTTGGCAAAGTTTCGATTTTCCTGACAACACCTTCCTACCAGGCATGAAGCTTGGAAAGAACTTGGGAACTGGCCTTGATTGGTCCTTTAGTTCTTGGAAAAGCAATGACGATCCTTCTCTTGGTAATTTCCATGTCAAGCTTGATATTAGTGGCTATCCACAACTATTCTTATGGAATGGTTCAGCTATATATCTCAGGATTGGTCCTTGGAATGGTGTTACATGGAGCGGTATTCCTGATTCAGGTCCAAATAATGCATATTTGGAAGATCTTGTCTTTAAAGACGATGAGATATATTTTGAGAATGAACCTACTAATGATTCAATGATTCTAAGGACAGTCATAGAGCCTGATGGGCGAGTTATACGTTATACATGGACCGATCAAACTAATAAGTGGGAGCCAACTATATTTCTTCAGGCAGATTACTGTGATGATTACGGACGCTGTGGAGCTTATGGCAGCTGTAACATTAACTCTCTTTGTAGATGTTTAGATGAATTTCAGCCCCAAAATGTTGAGGCCTGGCTTAGTTTGAACTTTTCGGAGGGGTGCGTTCGAAAAAGACAGTTAAATTGTAGCATAAGGGATGATTTTGTACTGCAGTCAAAAACGAAATTGCCAGATACACGGGGCTCATCATATAATTTGAGCATGAACCTTGAGGATTGTAAGAAAAAGTGCCTGGAGAACTGCTCTTGTACAGCATATGCAAATACAAACATCACCGGAAATGGAAGTGGATGCTTGCTTTGGTTTGGTGACCTTATTGACATCAGAGATCAAGAACAAAGTGTGCATGATTTTTATGTAAGGGTTGTTGCCTCAGGTTCAG GTTCAAGTACTAGTTCCAGAGCAAGGAGAATCGTCCTGATTGTACTTCTCCCCATTTTATCGGTTTTAACAGTTGTGCTTGGCTTCTACCTGTGGCATGTATGCAAGTACaggaagaaaacaacagaag GGGGACTGATAGAGCATGAAACCAACCATGGGAGGGAAGATTTAGCAGTGTTCGACTTCAGAACTGTTGCTAATGCCACCACCAACTTCTCGTATAGCAATAAAATTGGGGAAGGTGGCTTTGGACCTGTCTACAAG GGTGTTCTGGAAAATGGGCAGGAAATTGCTGTTAAGAGGCATTCAACAAATTCGACACAGGGAGCAGAAGAGTTCAGAAATGAAGTATTATGCATTGCAAAGCTCCAGCATCGGAATCTGGTTAGGCTTCTTGGTTGGTCCACCACTGTGGAAGGAGAAAGGATGTTAGTCTACGAATATATGCCCAACAAAAGCTTAGATTACTTCATCTTTGGAG ATATTAAGCATAGAACATCACTAGATTGGCCTACGCGTTACAACATTATAAATGGGATTGCTAAAGGGATACTTTACCTTCATGAAGACTCCAGATTAAGGGTCATCCATAGAGATCTTAAAGCTAGTAACATCCTTCTTGATTTTAATATGAATCCAAAGATCTCAGATTTTGGTATGGCAAGAAGTTTTGGAGATAGCGAAACTGAATTAAACACAGCAAGGGTGGTTGGAACATA CGGCTACATGTCACCTGAGTATGCTATTGAAGGCGCATTTTCTGTTAAATCAGATATTTATAGCTTCGGTGTACTGGTGATTGAGATTGTGACTGGTATAAAGTGCAGATTCTTTAATCATCCGAGCCACAACCTTAATCTTATGGGTCAT GTATGGGAGAGTTATAAAGAAGACAGGCTTCTGGAATTGATTGATGTATCAATCCTGGAGTCAAGTGATCAACATGAAGTGTTTCGAGTTATTCTAATAGCGTTATTATGTGTTCAACAATATCCAGAAGACAGACCTAACATGTCATCTGTACTCATGATGCTGACTAGTAAGGTTTCCCTGCCTCAACCGAAACAACCTGGTTTCTTCACCGAAAGAAAATTAGATGAAACGTATTCTTCATCGTTGTCTAACCAAACTGTTACAATTGTTACTCCACGATAG
- the LOC141721624 gene encoding G-type lectin S-receptor-like serine/threonine-protein kinase At4g27290 isoform X3 — translation MICCLHYTVSISARDILSANQSIQTGETIVSASGEFELGFFSLGSSKNQYLSIRYKNAGGITIWIANGGTPVTDASGTLTFSSEGTLIILSGTNSTIWSSNSSKSVVNPVAQLLDTGNLVIRTENEADQGGFLWQSFDFPDNTFLPGMKLGKNLGTGLDWSFSSWKSNDDPSLGNFHVKLDISGYPQLFLWNGSAIYLRIGPWNGVTWSGIPDSGPNNAYLEDLVFKDDEIYFENEPTNDSMILRTVIEPDGRVIRYTWTDQTNKWEPTIFLQADYCDDYGRCGAYGSCNINSLCRCLDEFQPQNVEAWLSLNFSEGCVRKRQLNCSIRDDFVLQSKTKLPDTRGSSYNLSMNLEDCKKKCLENCSCTAYANTNITGNGSGCLLWFGDLIDIRDQEQSVHDFYVRVVASGSGSSTSSRARRIVLIVLLPILSVLTVVLGFYLWHVCKYRKKTTEGGLIEHETNHGREDLAVFDFRTVANATTNFSYSNKIGEGGFGPVYKGVLENGQEIAVKRHSTNSTQGAEEFRNEVLCIAKLQHRNLVRLLGWSTTVEGERMLVYEYMPNKSLDYFIFGDIKHRTSLDWPTRYNIINGIAKGILYLHEDSRLRVIHRDLKASNILLDFNMNPKISDFGMARSFGDSETELNTARVVGTYGYMSPEYAIEGAFSVKSDIYSFGVLVIEIVTGIKCRFFNHPSHNLNLMGHVWESYKEDRLLELIDVSILESSDQHEVFRVILIALLCVQQYPEDRPNMSSVLMMLTSKVSLPQPKQPGFFTERKLDETYSSSLSNQTVTIVTPR, via the exons ATGATTTGTTGTCTGCATTATACAG TTAGCATCAGTGCAAGAGACATACTTTCTGCAAATCAGAGCATCCAAACCGGAGAAACCATTGTTTCAGCTAGCGGTGAGTTTGAACTTGGTTTTTTCAGTCTCGGAAGCTCAAAGAATCAGTACTTGAGCATACGATACAAGAATGCAGGTGGGATTACCATATGGATTGCCAATGGAGGAACTCCTGTCACTGATGCATCAGGCACGCTAACTTTTAGCAGCGAGGGCACTCTGATAATTCTCAGTGGAACAAACAGCACAATTTGGTCATCAAACTCGTCAAAATCTGTAGTAAATCCTGTGGCACAGTTATTAGACACAGGAAATCTTGTTATCAGGACAGAAAATGAGGCTGATCAAGGAGGTTTTCTTTGGCAAAGTTTCGATTTTCCTGACAACACCTTCCTACCAGGCATGAAGCTTGGAAAGAACTTGGGAACTGGCCTTGATTGGTCCTTTAGTTCTTGGAAAAGCAATGACGATCCTTCTCTTGGTAATTTCCATGTCAAGCTTGATATTAGTGGCTATCCACAACTATTCTTATGGAATGGTTCAGCTATATATCTCAGGATTGGTCCTTGGAATGGTGTTACATGGAGCGGTATTCCTGATTCAGGTCCAAATAATGCATATTTGGAAGATCTTGTCTTTAAAGACGATGAGATATATTTTGAGAATGAACCTACTAATGATTCAATGATTCTAAGGACAGTCATAGAGCCTGATGGGCGAGTTATACGTTATACATGGACCGATCAAACTAATAAGTGGGAGCCAACTATATTTCTTCAGGCAGATTACTGTGATGATTACGGACGCTGTGGAGCTTATGGCAGCTGTAACATTAACTCTCTTTGTAGATGTTTAGATGAATTTCAGCCCCAAAATGTTGAGGCCTGGCTTAGTTTGAACTTTTCGGAGGGGTGCGTTCGAAAAAGACAGTTAAATTGTAGCATAAGGGATGATTTTGTACTGCAGTCAAAAACGAAATTGCCAGATACACGGGGCTCATCATATAATTTGAGCATGAACCTTGAGGATTGTAAGAAAAAGTGCCTGGAGAACTGCTCTTGTACAGCATATGCAAATACAAACATCACCGGAAATGGAAGTGGATGCTTGCTTTGGTTTGGTGACCTTATTGACATCAGAGATCAAGAACAAAGTGTGCATGATTTTTATGTAAGGGTTGTTGCCTCAGGTTCAG GTTCAAGTACTAGTTCCAGAGCAAGGAGAATCGTCCTGATTGTACTTCTCCCCATTTTATCGGTTTTAACAGTTGTGCTTGGCTTCTACCTGTGGCATGTATGCAAGTACaggaagaaaacaacagaag GGGGACTGATAGAGCATGAAACCAACCATGGGAGGGAAGATTTAGCAGTGTTCGACTTCAGAACTGTTGCTAATGCCACCACCAACTTCTCGTATAGCAATAAAATTGGGGAAGGTGGCTTTGGACCTGTCTACAAG GGTGTTCTGGAAAATGGGCAGGAAATTGCTGTTAAGAGGCATTCAACAAATTCGACACAGGGAGCAGAAGAGTTCAGAAATGAAGTATTATGCATTGCAAAGCTCCAGCATCGGAATCTGGTTAGGCTTCTTGGTTGGTCCACCACTGTGGAAGGAGAAAGGATGTTAGTCTACGAATATATGCCCAACAAAAGCTTAGATTACTTCATCTTTGGAG ATATTAAGCATAGAACATCACTAGATTGGCCTACGCGTTACAACATTATAAATGGGATTGCTAAAGGGATACTTTACCTTCATGAAGACTCCAGATTAAGGGTCATCCATAGAGATCTTAAAGCTAGTAACATCCTTCTTGATTTTAATATGAATCCAAAGATCTCAGATTTTGGTATGGCAAGAAGTTTTGGAGATAGCGAAACTGAATTAAACACAGCAAGGGTGGTTGGAACATA CGGCTACATGTCACCTGAGTATGCTATTGAAGGCGCATTTTCTGTTAAATCAGATATTTATAGCTTCGGTGTACTGGTGATTGAGATTGTGACTGGTATAAAGTGCAGATTCTTTAATCATCCGAGCCACAACCTTAATCTTATGGGTCAT GTATGGGAGAGTTATAAAGAAGACAGGCTTCTGGAATTGATTGATGTATCAATCCTGGAGTCAAGTGATCAACATGAAGTGTTTCGAGTTATTCTAATAGCGTTATTATGTGTTCAACAATATCCAGAAGACAGACCTAACATGTCATCTGTACTCATGATGCTGACTAGTAAGGTTTCCCTGCCTCAACCGAAACAACCTGGTTTCTTCACCGAAAGAAAATTAGATGAAACGTATTCTTCATCGTTGTCTAACCAAACTGTTACAATTGTTACTCCACGATAG
- the LOC141721624 gene encoding G-type lectin S-receptor-like serine/threonine-protein kinase At4g27290 isoform X4 — protein MPFISTKLLGMSKMSKCFFFIIFYSFFIVSISARDILSANQSIQTGETIVSASGGITIWIANGGTPVTDASGTLTFSSEGTLIILSGTNSTIWSSNSSKSVVNPVAQLLDTGNLVIRTENEADQGGFLWQSFDFPDNTFLPGMKLGKNLGTGLDWSFSSWKSNDDPSLGNFHVKLDISGYPQLFLWNGSAIYLRIGPWNGVTWSGIPDSGPNNAYLEDLVFKDDEIYFENEPTNDSMILRTVIEPDGRVIRYTWTDQTNKWEPTIFLQADYCDDYGRCGAYGSCNINSLCRCLDEFQPQNVEAWLSLNFSEGCVRKRQLNCSIRDDFVLQSKTKLPDTRGSSYNLSMNLEDCKKKCLENCSCTAYANTNITGNGSGCLLWFGDLIDIRDQEQSVHDFYVRVVASGSGSSTSSRARRIVLIVLLPILSVLTVVLGFYLWHVCKYRKKTTEGGLIEHETNHGREDLAVFDFRTVANATTNFSYSNKIGEGGFGPVYKGVLENGQEIAVKRHSTNSTQGAEEFRNEVLCIAKLQHRNLVRLLGWSTTVEGERMLVYEYMPNKSLDYFIFGDIKHRTSLDWPTRYNIINGIAKGILYLHEDSRLRVIHRDLKASNILLDFNMNPKISDFGMARSFGDSETELNTARVVGTYGYMSPEYAIEGAFSVKSDIYSFGVLVIEIVTGIKCRFFNHPSHNLNLMGHVWESYKEDRLLELIDVSILESSDQHEVFRVILIALLCVQQYPEDRPNMSSVLMMLTSKVSLPQPKQPGFFTERKLDETYSSSLSNQTVTIVTPR, from the exons ATGCCATTCATATCCACCAAACTCTTAGGCATGAGTAAGATGTCGAAATGTTTCTTTTTTATAATCTTCTACTCATTTTTCATAGTTAGCATCAGTGCAAGAGACATACTTTCTGCAAATCAGAGCATCCAAACCGGAGAAACCATTGTTTCAGCTAGCG GTGGGATTACCATATGGATTGCCAATGGAGGAACTCCTGTCACTGATGCATCAGGCACGCTAACTTTTAGCAGCGAGGGCACTCTGATAATTCTCAGTGGAACAAACAGCACAATTTGGTCATCAAACTCGTCAAAATCTGTAGTAAATCCTGTGGCACAGTTATTAGACACAGGAAATCTTGTTATCAGGACAGAAAATGAGGCTGATCAAGGAGGTTTTCTTTGGCAAAGTTTCGATTTTCCTGACAACACCTTCCTACCAGGCATGAAGCTTGGAAAGAACTTGGGAACTGGCCTTGATTGGTCCTTTAGTTCTTGGAAAAGCAATGACGATCCTTCTCTTGGTAATTTCCATGTCAAGCTTGATATTAGTGGCTATCCACAACTATTCTTATGGAATGGTTCAGCTATATATCTCAGGATTGGTCCTTGGAATGGTGTTACATGGAGCGGTATTCCTGATTCAGGTCCAAATAATGCATATTTGGAAGATCTTGTCTTTAAAGACGATGAGATATATTTTGAGAATGAACCTACTAATGATTCAATGATTCTAAGGACAGTCATAGAGCCTGATGGGCGAGTTATACGTTATACATGGACCGATCAAACTAATAAGTGGGAGCCAACTATATTTCTTCAGGCAGATTACTGTGATGATTACGGACGCTGTGGAGCTTATGGCAGCTGTAACATTAACTCTCTTTGTAGATGTTTAGATGAATTTCAGCCCCAAAATGTTGAGGCCTGGCTTAGTTTGAACTTTTCGGAGGGGTGCGTTCGAAAAAGACAGTTAAATTGTAGCATAAGGGATGATTTTGTACTGCAGTCAAAAACGAAATTGCCAGATACACGGGGCTCATCATATAATTTGAGCATGAACCTTGAGGATTGTAAGAAAAAGTGCCTGGAGAACTGCTCTTGTACAGCATATGCAAATACAAACATCACCGGAAATGGAAGTGGATGCTTGCTTTGGTTTGGTGACCTTATTGACATCAGAGATCAAGAACAAAGTGTGCATGATTTTTATGTAAGGGTTGTTGCCTCAGGTTCAG GTTCAAGTACTAGTTCCAGAGCAAGGAGAATCGTCCTGATTGTACTTCTCCCCATTTTATCGGTTTTAACAGTTGTGCTTGGCTTCTACCTGTGGCATGTATGCAAGTACaggaagaaaacaacagaag GGGGACTGATAGAGCATGAAACCAACCATGGGAGGGAAGATTTAGCAGTGTTCGACTTCAGAACTGTTGCTAATGCCACCACCAACTTCTCGTATAGCAATAAAATTGGGGAAGGTGGCTTTGGACCTGTCTACAAG GGTGTTCTGGAAAATGGGCAGGAAATTGCTGTTAAGAGGCATTCAACAAATTCGACACAGGGAGCAGAAGAGTTCAGAAATGAAGTATTATGCATTGCAAAGCTCCAGCATCGGAATCTGGTTAGGCTTCTTGGTTGGTCCACCACTGTGGAAGGAGAAAGGATGTTAGTCTACGAATATATGCCCAACAAAAGCTTAGATTACTTCATCTTTGGAG ATATTAAGCATAGAACATCACTAGATTGGCCTACGCGTTACAACATTATAAATGGGATTGCTAAAGGGATACTTTACCTTCATGAAGACTCCAGATTAAGGGTCATCCATAGAGATCTTAAAGCTAGTAACATCCTTCTTGATTTTAATATGAATCCAAAGATCTCAGATTTTGGTATGGCAAGAAGTTTTGGAGATAGCGAAACTGAATTAAACACAGCAAGGGTGGTTGGAACATA CGGCTACATGTCACCTGAGTATGCTATTGAAGGCGCATTTTCTGTTAAATCAGATATTTATAGCTTCGGTGTACTGGTGATTGAGATTGTGACTGGTATAAAGTGCAGATTCTTTAATCATCCGAGCCACAACCTTAATCTTATGGGTCAT GTATGGGAGAGTTATAAAGAAGACAGGCTTCTGGAATTGATTGATGTATCAATCCTGGAGTCAAGTGATCAACATGAAGTGTTTCGAGTTATTCTAATAGCGTTATTATGTGTTCAACAATATCCAGAAGACAGACCTAACATGTCATCTGTACTCATGATGCTGACTAGTAAGGTTTCCCTGCCTCAACCGAAACAACCTGGTTTCTTCACCGAAAGAAAATTAGATGAAACGTATTCTTCATCGTTGTCTAACCAAACTGTTACAATTGTTACTCCACGATAG
- the LOC141721624 gene encoding G-type lectin S-receptor-like serine/threonine-protein kinase At4g27290 isoform X2, whose translation MPFISTKLLGMSKMSKCFFFIIFYSFFIVSISARDILSANQSIQTGETIVSASGEFELGFFSLGSSKNQYLSIRYKNAGGITIWIANGGTPVTDASGTLTFSSEGTLIILSGTNSTIWSSNSSKSVVNPVAQLLDTGNLVIRTENEADQGGFLWQSFDFPDNTFLPGMKLGKNLGTGLDWSFSSWKSNDDPSLGNFHVKLDISGYPQLFLWNGSAIYLRIGPWNGVTWSGIPDSGPNNAYLEDLVFKDDEIYFENEPTNDSMILRTVIEPDGRVIRYTWTDQTNKWEPTIFLQADYCDDYGRCGAYGSCNINSLCRCLDEFQPQNVEAWLSLNFSEGCVRKRQLNCSIRDDFVLQSKTKLPDTRGSSYNLSMNLEDCKKKCLENCSCTAYANTNITGNGSGCLLWFGDLIDIRDQEQSVHDFYVRVVASGSGSSTSSRARRIVLIVLLPILSVLTVVLGFYLWHVCKYRKKTTEGGLIEHETNHGREDLAVFDFRTVANATTNFSYSNKIGEGGFGPVYKEIAVKRHSTNSTQGAEEFRNEVLCIAKLQHRNLVRLLGWSTTVEGERMLVYEYMPNKSLDYFIFGDIKHRTSLDWPTRYNIINGIAKGILYLHEDSRLRVIHRDLKASNILLDFNMNPKISDFGMARSFGDSETELNTARVVGTYGYMSPEYAIEGAFSVKSDIYSFGVLVIEIVTGIKCRFFNHPSHNLNLMGHVWESYKEDRLLELIDVSILESSDQHEVFRVILIALLCVQQYPEDRPNMSSVLMMLTSKVSLPQPKQPGFFTERKLDETYSSSLSNQTVTIVTPR comes from the exons ATGCCATTCATATCCACCAAACTCTTAGGCATGAGTAAGATGTCGAAATGTTTCTTTTTTATAATCTTCTACTCATTTTTCATAGTTAGCATCAGTGCAAGAGACATACTTTCTGCAAATCAGAGCATCCAAACCGGAGAAACCATTGTTTCAGCTAGCGGTGAGTTTGAACTTGGTTTTTTCAGTCTCGGAAGCTCAAAGAATCAGTACTTGAGCATACGATACAAGAATGCAGGTGGGATTACCATATGGATTGCCAATGGAGGAACTCCTGTCACTGATGCATCAGGCACGCTAACTTTTAGCAGCGAGGGCACTCTGATAATTCTCAGTGGAACAAACAGCACAATTTGGTCATCAAACTCGTCAAAATCTGTAGTAAATCCTGTGGCACAGTTATTAGACACAGGAAATCTTGTTATCAGGACAGAAAATGAGGCTGATCAAGGAGGTTTTCTTTGGCAAAGTTTCGATTTTCCTGACAACACCTTCCTACCAGGCATGAAGCTTGGAAAGAACTTGGGAACTGGCCTTGATTGGTCCTTTAGTTCTTGGAAAAGCAATGACGATCCTTCTCTTGGTAATTTCCATGTCAAGCTTGATATTAGTGGCTATCCACAACTATTCTTATGGAATGGTTCAGCTATATATCTCAGGATTGGTCCTTGGAATGGTGTTACATGGAGCGGTATTCCTGATTCAGGTCCAAATAATGCATATTTGGAAGATCTTGTCTTTAAAGACGATGAGATATATTTTGAGAATGAACCTACTAATGATTCAATGATTCTAAGGACAGTCATAGAGCCTGATGGGCGAGTTATACGTTATACATGGACCGATCAAACTAATAAGTGGGAGCCAACTATATTTCTTCAGGCAGATTACTGTGATGATTACGGACGCTGTGGAGCTTATGGCAGCTGTAACATTAACTCTCTTTGTAGATGTTTAGATGAATTTCAGCCCCAAAATGTTGAGGCCTGGCTTAGTTTGAACTTTTCGGAGGGGTGCGTTCGAAAAAGACAGTTAAATTGTAGCATAAGGGATGATTTTGTACTGCAGTCAAAAACGAAATTGCCAGATACACGGGGCTCATCATATAATTTGAGCATGAACCTTGAGGATTGTAAGAAAAAGTGCCTGGAGAACTGCTCTTGTACAGCATATGCAAATACAAACATCACCGGAAATGGAAGTGGATGCTTGCTTTGGTTTGGTGACCTTATTGACATCAGAGATCAAGAACAAAGTGTGCATGATTTTTATGTAAGGGTTGTTGCCTCAGGTTCAG GTTCAAGTACTAGTTCCAGAGCAAGGAGAATCGTCCTGATTGTACTTCTCCCCATTTTATCGGTTTTAACAGTTGTGCTTGGCTTCTACCTGTGGCATGTATGCAAGTACaggaagaaaacaacagaag GGGGACTGATAGAGCATGAAACCAACCATGGGAGGGAAGATTTAGCAGTGTTCGACTTCAGAACTGTTGCTAATGCCACCACCAACTTCTCGTATAGCAATAAAATTGGGGAAGGTGGCTTTGGACCTGTCTACAAG GAAATTGCTGTTAAGAGGCATTCAACAAATTCGACACAGGGAGCAGAAGAGTTCAGAAATGAAGTATTATGCATTGCAAAGCTCCAGCATCGGAATCTGGTTAGGCTTCTTGGTTGGTCCACCACTGTGGAAGGAGAAAGGATGTTAGTCTACGAATATATGCCCAACAAAAGCTTAGATTACTTCATCTTTGGAG ATATTAAGCATAGAACATCACTAGATTGGCCTACGCGTTACAACATTATAAATGGGATTGCTAAAGGGATACTTTACCTTCATGAAGACTCCAGATTAAGGGTCATCCATAGAGATCTTAAAGCTAGTAACATCCTTCTTGATTTTAATATGAATCCAAAGATCTCAGATTTTGGTATGGCAAGAAGTTTTGGAGATAGCGAAACTGAATTAAACACAGCAAGGGTGGTTGGAACATA CGGCTACATGTCACCTGAGTATGCTATTGAAGGCGCATTTTCTGTTAAATCAGATATTTATAGCTTCGGTGTACTGGTGATTGAGATTGTGACTGGTATAAAGTGCAGATTCTTTAATCATCCGAGCCACAACCTTAATCTTATGGGTCAT GTATGGGAGAGTTATAAAGAAGACAGGCTTCTGGAATTGATTGATGTATCAATCCTGGAGTCAAGTGATCAACATGAAGTGTTTCGAGTTATTCTAATAGCGTTATTATGTGTTCAACAATATCCAGAAGACAGACCTAACATGTCATCTGTACTCATGATGCTGACTAGTAAGGTTTCCCTGCCTCAACCGAAACAACCTGGTTTCTTCACCGAAAGAAAATTAGATGAAACGTATTCTTCATCGTTGTCTAACCAAACTGTTACAATTGTTACTCCACGATAG